A stretch of the Saccharolobus caldissimus genome encodes the following:
- a CDS encoding conjugal transfer protein, giving the protein MSREIEVPFVKVNDTYLPLLKVEMECPKLGSEYLVYALPDTGSRFSVIRNDTFLRCFDESSLKNCLVDKVIISNLLTTKERYNIKFHFVELNETLQIPVAPLDFVNLGEGTYPSLILGRDDFFSRIMICFDRNVRLIIKANDL; this is encoded by the coding sequence ATGTCTCGCGAGATAGAAGTACCTTTTGTCAAGGTTAATGATACGTATTTACCTTTACTTAAAGTGGAAATGGAGTGTCCAAAACTAGGTAGTGAGTATTTAGTTTACGCCCTTCCAGATACTGGAAGCAGGTTTTCTGTCATTAGAAATGATACGTTCTTAAGGTGTTTTGATGAATCCTCGTTAAAAAACTGTTTAGTCGATAAAGTTATAATTTCTAATCTGCTCACTACAAAAGAAAGGTATAACATAAAATTTCATTTCGTGGAACTCAATGAGACATTACAGATACCAGTTGCACCTTTAGACTTTGTAAACCTAGGTGAGGGTACATATCCCAGCCTAATCTTAGGTAGAGATGACTTCTTCTCAAGAATAATGATATGCTTCGACAGAAACGTTA